A single Corynebacterium resistens DSM 45100 DNA region contains:
- a CDS encoding carboxylesterase family protein, with the protein MASFSSNTPESAASTSSNAPDHLDVITEQGTVRGWRGAVADHWTAIPYGNALNTTRDLFSPPSAPAAYEGGILLTDRNRRGSRHTLSVATPFGACHTGATRPVIVFIHGGRYEMGEADSMWYRGANFARDNCVYVAINYRLRFEGFLPLADEENNSATSHTNVSAQSEHPKETAFRGVEDIFHALDWVQRNIARFGGDPDNVTLMGQSAGGALTHVVLSDPRSKGVVHRGVCLSMGLPRAGWPTRIESARKVLGGPLTLDHISGLSQSDVKEAYDTFAAKYSADCAVGPYPWDPSRLRDVPMIMGSMRDEFVRTPIAARWDRLGLEGNPVQKLMAKAVTLVAAQTMGLGAGVASKTNWLALPKAVREYRRYSRNEKLFRPLGHIVGDSTIRRFVTAALDARDSHAPTWAYEFHSSAEVAIPGAHHRESDAQHCGDLPLVFDDLGSVTESVEEFCGEDAQQRLQPLATRFHQVVVDFAHGKEPDWPRYESDGEKLTKLFDMNDCSESVASDPLREVRRFFPFAD; encoded by the coding sequence ATGGCTTCCTTCTCGTCTAACACCCCGGAATCCGCTGCTTCCACTTCTTCGAACGCACCGGATCACCTAGACGTCATAACCGAACAAGGTACAGTGCGTGGCTGGCGTGGTGCCGTCGCGGACCATTGGACCGCCATTCCTTATGGCAACGCGCTGAACACCACCCGCGACCTTTTCTCCCCACCCAGTGCCCCGGCTGCTTATGAAGGCGGAATCCTGCTGACAGACCGTAACCGCCGGGGTTCGCGCCATACCCTCAGCGTGGCCACTCCATTTGGGGCCTGTCATACCGGCGCCACGCGTCCCGTGATCGTATTCATTCACGGAGGCCGCTACGAGATGGGCGAAGCAGATTCCATGTGGTATCGCGGGGCAAATTTTGCGCGGGATAACTGCGTGTACGTAGCCATAAACTACCGCCTACGATTCGAAGGGTTTTTGCCCTTAGCGGACGAGGAAAACAACTCGGCGACGAGCCACACCAATGTTTCTGCACAGAGCGAACACCCGAAGGAAACTGCTTTCCGAGGAGTGGAAGACATTTTCCACGCTTTGGATTGGGTACAAAGGAACATCGCTCGCTTCGGTGGGGACCCAGACAATGTCACGCTGATGGGGCAATCTGCAGGCGGGGCACTCACGCACGTCGTGCTTTCTGACCCGCGAAGTAAAGGTGTAGTGCACCGTGGCGTCTGCCTATCCATGGGTTTGCCCCGTGCTGGTTGGCCCACCCGAATCGAGTCCGCACGCAAAGTCCTCGGCGGACCACTGACTTTGGATCATATCTCCGGCCTCAGCCAAAGCGATGTGAAGGAAGCCTATGACACATTCGCAGCCAAGTATTCGGCGGACTGCGCAGTTGGCCCTTACCCTTGGGATCCCAGCCGGCTACGCGATGTTCCCATGATCATGGGCAGCATGCGCGATGAATTTGTGCGCACCCCCATCGCGGCCCGTTGGGATCGCTTAGGCCTCGAAGGGAATCCTGTACAGAAACTCATGGCGAAGGCAGTCACGCTAGTTGCTGCTCAGACCATGGGCTTGGGTGCCGGGGTGGCGTCGAAAACAAATTGGCTAGCTTTGCCTAAAGCGGTGCGCGAATACCGGCGCTATTCCCGCAACGAAAAGCTGTTTCGCCCACTTGGGCACATTGTGGGTGATTCGACGATTCGGCGTTTCGTGACTGCAGCCCTCGATGCACGGGACAGCCACGCTCCAACATGGGCCTATGAGTTTCACAGCAGCGCAGAGGTAGCCATTCCAGGGGCACATCACCGGGAGTCAGACGCGCAGCACTGCGGTGACCTGCCATTGGTTTTCGACGATCTCGGTTCGGTGACAGAAAGCGTCGAGGAGTTTTGTGGCGAGGATGCCCAACAGCGCTTACAGCCCTTAGCGACTCGTTTCCATCAGGTCGTCGTTGATTTCGCGCACGGCAAGGAACCAGACTGGCCACGATATGAAAGTGACGGAGAGAAGCTAACAAAGCTCTTCGACATGAATGATTGTTCCGAATCAGTCGCCAGCGATCCGTTACGAGAAGTACGAAGATTTTTCCCTTTCGCTGACTAA
- a CDS encoding MalY/PatB family protein, whose product MTESTHTRLLDVPDEATLRRRGTMKWTVYPDDVLPAWVAESDFSTCPVVHDAIRRAVEDEYFGYECRDGAPQRAFAEFQRKRFGWDVDPSWVRLVPDVVKGVAVAIEELTEPGSPIVITTPSYFPFFDVPRATKRPATFVPMVRAQGPDGEEWGYDFEELDKAFEQAGSMIVCNPYNPLGRAFRPEELARLVDLANKHNVRLISDEIHAPVVYSPARHTPTASISELAARVTITVTATSKGWNTAGLHCAQMVFTNPADRETMAKVHPLRTGASSTLGQVSMMAAYREGEGWLEEELQYLAGNLDLLEERLPQALPGARFERPEASFLLWVDLREVPGLTTKPAAKILDRAKVAFSEGTSFGSEGEGHVRINFATSRAILNEILDRLEAASFTD is encoded by the coding sequence ATGACCGAATCAACTCATACTCGACTACTGGACGTTCCCGATGAGGCAACGCTGCGCCGGCGCGGAACCATGAAATGGACGGTCTACCCAGACGATGTTTTGCCTGCTTGGGTGGCAGAAAGTGACTTCTCCACGTGTCCGGTGGTTCATGATGCGATCCGCCGCGCCGTCGAAGACGAATACTTCGGTTATGAATGCCGTGATGGCGCACCCCAACGCGCCTTCGCGGAGTTTCAGCGTAAACGCTTCGGCTGGGATGTCGATCCCAGCTGGGTGAGGTTAGTGCCAGATGTGGTCAAGGGGGTGGCTGTAGCTATTGAGGAGCTCACCGAACCCGGAAGTCCCATCGTAATCACCACGCCCAGTTACTTCCCTTTCTTCGATGTTCCCCGCGCCACGAAGCGACCCGCGACCTTTGTCCCCATGGTCCGCGCACAAGGCCCCGACGGGGAAGAATGGGGATACGACTTTGAAGAACTGGACAAAGCCTTTGAGCAGGCCGGATCGATGATTGTGTGCAACCCCTACAATCCCCTGGGCCGAGCTTTCCGGCCGGAGGAGCTGGCCCGGCTAGTGGACTTGGCCAATAAGCACAACGTGCGGTTGATTTCCGATGAAATCCACGCGCCCGTCGTGTACTCCCCTGCCCGGCATACCCCGACAGCCTCAATATCGGAGCTAGCTGCTCGCGTGACAATCACCGTCACCGCGACCTCCAAGGGGTGGAATACTGCAGGGTTGCACTGCGCCCAGATGGTCTTCACCAACCCTGCAGACCGCGAGACTATGGCTAAAGTGCATCCGCTGCGCACCGGGGCGTCGTCCACTCTAGGACAGGTATCGATGATGGCCGCTTACCGCGAGGGCGAAGGCTGGCTCGAAGAGGAGTTACAGTACCTAGCTGGCAACCTCGACTTGTTAGAGGAGCGATTGCCCCAGGCGCTGCCGGGCGCTCGCTTCGAACGCCCAGAAGCCAGCTTCCTGCTGTGGGTTGACCTGCGGGAAGTACCCGGTTTAACCACCAAACCCGCGGCCAAGATCTTGGATCGCGCCAAAGTTGCCTTCAGTGAGGGCACGAGTTTCGGCTCCGAAGGCGAAGGGCATGTCCGCATTAATTTCGCCACGTCGCGGGCAATTCTCAACGAGATTCTGGACAGGTTGGAGGCAGCATCGTTCACCGACTAG